The following coding sequences lie in one Nonomuraea muscovyensis genomic window:
- a CDS encoding alpha/beta hydrolase, whose amino-acid sequence MSCRNRCSANGSRWLPTHWVHGADDRLMPASGSRAGVEAIGGDDFTERIYPEARHEVFNETNAEEVLADVAAFVDRALNR is encoded by the coding sequence TTGTCCTGTCGGAACCGGTGCTCGGCGAATGGGAGCCGGTGGCTGCCGACGCACTGGGTGCATGGCGCCGACGACCGGCTGATGCCGGCATCCGGCAGCCGGGCCGGCGTCGAGGCCATCGGCGGCGACGACTTCACCGAACGGATCTATCCGGAGGCCCGGCACGAGGTGTTCAACGAGACCAACGCGGAGGAGGTGCTGGCCGACGTCGCGGCATTCGTCGACCGCGCGCTGAACCGCTGA
- the pip gene encoding prolyl aminopeptidase — MYSPIEPYDQGMLDVGDGNQMYWEVSGNPAGKPAVIVHGGPGGAASANWRRYHDPEAYRIVLFHQRGCGRSTPDAGLLETDLSANTTQHLVADMELLREHLRIEKWQLLGVSWGSTLSLAYAQQYRERVSELILFAVTAGRRKEIEWITRDVGRIFPQEWERFRDAVPAQDRDGNLAAAYAKLLADPRTREEAARAWCEWEDTHVSLDPKHRPSPLFEDPVLRMTFARLVTHYWANDCFLPDTGDLVKQAHLLEGVPGVLVHGKLDVSGPLETAWELHKNWPGSELVVVVDEGHGGTGMVARVIAATDRFR, encoded by the coding sequence ATGTATTCCCCGATTGAGCCATACGACCAGGGCATGCTCGACGTGGGCGACGGCAATCAGATGTACTGGGAGGTCAGCGGCAACCCGGCGGGCAAACCGGCGGTGATCGTGCATGGCGGGCCGGGGGGCGCGGCCTCGGCGAACTGGCGGCGCTACCACGACCCTGAGGCGTACCGGATCGTCCTGTTCCACCAGCGAGGATGCGGTCGCAGCACGCCGGACGCCGGACTGTTGGAGACCGACCTGTCGGCCAACACCACCCAGCACCTCGTCGCCGACATGGAGCTCCTGCGCGAGCACCTGCGCATCGAGAAGTGGCAGTTGCTCGGGGTCTCGTGGGGCTCGACCCTGAGCCTGGCCTACGCGCAGCAGTATCGGGAGCGGGTGAGCGAGCTGATCCTGTTCGCGGTCACCGCGGGGCGCCGCAAGGAGATCGAGTGGATCACCCGTGACGTCGGACGGATCTTCCCGCAGGAATGGGAGCGCTTCCGCGACGCCGTGCCCGCGCAGGACCGTGACGGGAACCTGGCAGCGGCCTACGCCAAGCTCCTGGCCGATCCGCGGACGCGTGAGGAGGCCGCCCGTGCCTGGTGCGAGTGGGAGGACACGCACGTGAGCCTCGACCCCAAGCATCGGCCGAGTCCGCTCTTCGAAGATCCTGTCCTCCGCATGACGTTCGCGCGCCTGGTGACGCACTACTGGGCCAACGACTGCTTCCTGCCGGACACCGGCGACCTGGTGAAGCAGGCTCACCTCCTGGAGGGTGTCCCCGGGGTGCTGGTCCACGGCAAGCTTGACGTGAGTGGGCCCCTTGAGACCGCTTGGGAACTGCACAAGAACTGGCCTGGCAGCGAGTTGGTCGTCGTCGTCGACGAAGGCCATGGCGGGACCGGCATGGTGGCGCGGGTGATCGCTGCAACCGATCGGTTCCGCTGA
- a CDS encoding BTAD domain-containing putative transcriptional regulator: MRFGVLGSLAVWTDAGQSVTVPGLKVRALLADLLVNAGQVVSADRLVDDLWRGEPPANPAGALQVRVSQLRRALEDAEPGGKNLVVSRPPGYLLAAAPGALDATAFAELVTRAGTAGGPRERATLLAEALGLWRGPVLADFADEEFARPAITRLEEQRLAALEQHAETRLELGEHGALAAELGDLAARHPLRERLRAAHMLALYRAGRQSEALATYADLRERLADELGLDPGPELAELHRAILVQDPALSSAPPPERPRTNLPAPMSGLIGRDDELAETRALLENARLVTLTGSGGVGKTRLALEIAARAAEAYADGVWLVELAALDRRTAAAAEPGGGPVAEAVLAALDIRESAESRTPAERLAQALRDRRTLLVLDNCEHLVEQVAELVEPLLRAAPGLRVLATSREPLALPGEVLWSVPPLDLPADDGLDAMRRSGAVRLFAARAAASTRGFVLDAGNAEAVARLCRALDGIPLALELAATRVRALGVHGVVARLDDRFRLLGSGPRGVPERQRTLGAVIDWSWDLLGEPERAVLRRLAVHAGGCTLEAAEEVCAAPGADPGLDVLDVLARLVDRSLVDVVETPAGTRYRLLESVAAYCLDRLADAGELDRVRGAHVRHYLALAERAEPALYGRDQAEWLARLDAESANLRAALDTALDTAAGAGAAATAVRLVNALTWYWFLRGRLAEARRSLETALAATAPPDGGPRRREEAPGRARAAAWHAGFVLLLGEDAAWDTATVDDPGERARAELFLAMAVRDVPVAQELLNGALATFREIGDEWGVAAVLSRRGRDHFTQRDLVALERDGEESVRLFGRLGDRWGRLQAMEWLAGLADVRGDTERAVRLFEDGLRMAEELGLWPEAARRTAWLGWMALNSCHYDRAMELCGQAMRLAAGQGYQEGRIMAEMGLALAARRAGLLDLAETHLLHLLDGVPRHPEAEPALHLPTTCIELGFLRELRGDPAAARELHLEALVAAQRIGDPLTVAWAVEGLASASAAAGLHERAARLLGLAAEIRHTGRTPANPSERDEADRVAASARAALGEEAFTAAYERGRTLKPDDAIAE; encoded by the coding sequence ATGCGTTTCGGGGTGCTCGGCTCGCTGGCCGTCTGGACCGACGCCGGGCAGAGCGTCACGGTCCCCGGCCTGAAGGTGCGCGCCCTCCTCGCCGACCTGCTGGTCAACGCGGGTCAGGTCGTCTCGGCCGACCGGCTCGTCGACGACCTGTGGCGTGGCGAGCCGCCGGCCAACCCGGCCGGCGCGCTCCAGGTGCGGGTCTCGCAGCTACGTCGCGCCCTGGAGGACGCCGAGCCCGGCGGCAAGAACCTCGTCGTCTCCCGCCCGCCCGGTTACCTCCTGGCCGCCGCGCCCGGCGCGCTCGACGCCACCGCGTTCGCCGAGCTGGTGACGCGGGCCGGAACGGCGGGCGGACCCCGTGAGCGGGCCACGCTGCTGGCGGAGGCGCTCGGCCTGTGGCGCGGGCCGGTGCTGGCCGACTTCGCCGACGAGGAGTTCGCCAGGCCGGCGATCACCCGTTTGGAGGAGCAGCGCCTCGCCGCCCTCGAACAGCACGCCGAGACACGGCTGGAGCTCGGCGAGCACGGCGCGCTCGCGGCCGAGCTGGGCGACCTGGCGGCCCGCCACCCGCTCAGGGAACGGCTCCGGGCCGCCCACATGCTGGCCCTCTACCGCGCCGGACGGCAGAGCGAGGCCCTGGCCACCTACGCCGACCTGCGCGAACGGCTCGCCGACGAGCTGGGCCTGGACCCCGGCCCCGAGCTGGCCGAGCTGCACCGGGCCATCCTCGTCCAGGACCCCGCGCTCAGCTCCGCCCCGCCGCCCGAGCGCCCCCGTACCAACCTGCCCGCCCCCATGAGCGGCCTCATCGGCCGCGACGACGAGCTGGCCGAGACACGCGCGCTGCTGGAGAACGCCCGCCTCGTCACGCTCACCGGCAGCGGCGGCGTCGGCAAGACCCGGCTGGCGCTGGAGATCGCCGCCCGGGCCGCGGAGGCGTACGCCGACGGCGTGTGGCTGGTCGAACTGGCCGCCCTCGACCGCCGAACGGCCGCGGCGGCCGAACCGGGGGGCGGGCCGGTGGCGGAGGCGGTGCTGGCGGCGCTCGACATCCGGGAGAGCGCCGAATCCCGCACGCCCGCCGAACGGCTGGCGCAGGCGCTGCGCGACCGCCGCACCCTGCTGGTGCTCGACAACTGCGAGCACCTGGTCGAGCAGGTCGCCGAGCTGGTGGAGCCGCTGCTGCGCGCCGCACCGGGCCTGCGGGTGCTCGCCACCAGCCGCGAGCCGCTGGCTCTGCCCGGCGAGGTGCTGTGGAGCGTGCCGCCGCTCGACCTGCCCGCCGACGACGGGCTCGACGCGATGCGGCGGTCCGGCGCGGTCCGGCTGTTCGCCGCCCGCGCCGCCGCCTCGACCAGGGGGTTCGTGCTCGACGCGGGCAACGCCGAGGCCGTCGCCCGGCTGTGCCGCGCCCTCGACGGCATCCCGCTGGCGCTGGAGCTGGCGGCGACCCGGGTGCGGGCGCTCGGCGTGCACGGCGTGGTGGCGAGGCTGGACGACCGCTTCCGCCTGCTCGGCTCAGGCCCGCGCGGCGTCCCGGAACGACAGCGGACGCTGGGCGCGGTGATCGACTGGAGCTGGGACCTGCTCGGCGAGCCCGAACGCGCCGTGCTGCGCCGCCTGGCCGTCCACGCGGGCGGCTGCACGCTGGAGGCCGCCGAGGAGGTCTGCGCCGCCCCGGGCGCGGACCCGGGCCTCGACGTGCTGGACGTGCTGGCCAGGCTCGTGGACCGGTCGCTGGTGGACGTGGTGGAGACCCCGGCGGGCACGCGCTACCGGTTGCTGGAGTCGGTCGCCGCCTACTGCCTCGACCGGCTGGCCGATGCGGGGGAGCTGGACCGGGTCCGCGGGGCGCACGTCCGCCACTACCTGGCTTTGGCCGAACGCGCCGAACCCGCCCTGTACGGACGGGACCAGGCAGAGTGGCTGGCCCGCCTCGACGCCGAGTCGGCCAACCTGCGCGCGGCGCTCGACACGGCGCTTGACACGGCGGCCGGCGCAGGCGCGGCGGCGACCGCTGTGCGGCTGGTCAACGCGCTGACCTGGTACTGGTTCCTGCGCGGCAGGCTGGCCGAGGCGCGACGCTCGCTGGAGACCGCACTGGCCGCCACCGCCCCGCCGGATGGCGGGCCCCGCAGGCGGGAGGAGGCGCCGGGGCGGGCCAGAGCGGCTGCCTGGCACGCCGGGTTCGTGCTGTTGCTCGGCGAGGACGCCGCCTGGGACACCGCCACGGTGGACGATCCGGGCGAACGGGCCAGGGCCGAGCTGTTCCTGGCGATGGCCGTCAGGGACGTGCCGGTCGCGCAGGAGCTGCTGAACGGCGCGCTGGCCACGTTCCGCGAGATCGGCGACGAGTGGGGCGTCGCGGCGGTCCTGAGCAGGCGCGGCCGTGACCACTTCACCCAGCGCGACCTCGTCGCCCTCGAACGCGACGGCGAGGAGAGCGTCCGGCTGTTCGGCCGGCTCGGCGACCGCTGGGGACGGCTCCAGGCCATGGAGTGGCTCGCCGGGCTGGCCGACGTCAGAGGCGACACCGAGCGGGCCGTGCGGCTGTTCGAGGACGGCCTGCGCATGGCCGAGGAGCTGGGGCTGTGGCCGGAGGCCGCCCGGCGCACCGCCTGGCTCGGCTGGATGGCCCTGAACTCGTGCCACTACGACCGCGCCATGGAGCTGTGCGGGCAGGCGATGCGGCTGGCCGCCGGCCAGGGCTACCAGGAGGGCCGGATCATGGCCGAGATGGGGCTGGCCCTCGCCGCGCGCCGGGCGGGCCTGCTCGACCTGGCCGAGACGCACCTCCTCCACCTGCTCGACGGGGTCCCGCGCCACCCGGAGGCCGAACCCGCCCTCCACCTGCCCACCACCTGCATCGAGCTGGGCTTCCTGCGCGAGCTGCGCGGCGACCCGGCGGCCGCCAGGGAGCTGCATCTGGAGGCGCTGGTGGCCGCCCAGCGGATCGGCGACCCCCTCACCGTGGCGTGGGCGGTGGAGGGCCTGGCCTCCGCGTCGGCGGCGGCCGGGCTCCACGAGCGGGCGGCCCGGCTGCTCGGCCTGGCGGCCGAGATCCGCCACACCGGCCGGACGCCTGCCAACCCGTCCGAGCGGGACGAGGCGGACCGCGTCGCCGCTTCGGCGCGGGCGGCGCTCGGCGAGGAGGCGTTCACCGCCGCGTACGAGCGGGGCCGCACCCTCAAACCGGACGACGCCATCGCCGAGTAG
- a CDS encoding maleylpyruvate isomerase N-terminal domain-containing protein, which yields MDMDEMDMDKAGTQGMDLLERAIAYALGTLLAVTREDLYRATPCGVWDVGNLLAHLDDSVTALHEAAELGCVAPSPGPGPGMRTETGTGTESGTDLGTGGNPGRNMGIGTHPGMGIREHPDMGPSTGAGGAGGRGGRDPVLVLRDRAATTLGAWAGTLREQQVRFGRCSLPAATVAQAGAVEVAVHAWDLARACGRPRPIPPALAADLLDVVPALVTNEDRPARFAVPVDVPARSLAEDRLLAFLGRNPGWGAGRRLEL from the coding sequence ATGGACATGGACGAGATGGACATGGACAAAGCCGGAACGCAAGGGATGGACCTCCTGGAGCGGGCCATCGCGTACGCGCTGGGGACCCTGCTGGCGGTGACCCGCGAGGACCTGTACCGCGCCACGCCCTGCGGCGTGTGGGACGTCGGCAACCTGCTGGCACACCTGGACGACTCGGTCACGGCACTCCACGAGGCAGCCGAACTCGGCTGCGTCGCCCCGAGCCCGGGCCCGGGCCCGGGCATGAGGACGGAGACGGGTACGGGGACGGAATCGGGTACGGACCTGGGGACAGGTGGGAACCCGGGCAGGAACATGGGCATCGGCACGCACCCCGGCATGGGGATCCGCGAGCACCCGGACATGGGCCCGAGCACGGGAGCCGGTGGTGCGGGCGGTCGTGGCGGCAGGGACCCGGTGCTGGTGCTGCGGGACCGGGCGGCCACGACGCTCGGCGCATGGGCCGGCACGTTACGCGAGCAGCAGGTGCGCTTCGGCCGCTGCTCGCTGCCCGCCGCGACCGTGGCGCAGGCCGGCGCCGTCGAGGTGGCCGTACACGCCTGGGACCTCGCCCGTGCCTGCGGGCGGCCCCGCCCCATTCCGCCCGCGCTGGCGGCGGACCTGCTGGACGTCGTCCCCGCGCTCGTCACGAACGAGGACCGGCCCGCGCGGTTCGCCGTACCGGTGGACGTCCCGGCGCGGTCGCTGGCCGAGGACCGGCTGCTCGCCTTCCTCGGCCGGAACCCCGGCTGGGGCGCCGGCAGGCGCCTGGAACTCTGA
- a CDS encoding SRPBCC family protein — MGSRTKGSTMTETAEYEITRIFDAPRERVFAAWTEPERFARWFGPRELAAPADRIGMDVRPGGAWEVTFVGEGGFEVPLGGVYREVAAPGRLVFTTGDPDDPGDGPASVVTVSLDVDGGRTLMRFHQYGVNTPQEHAEQAQAGWIEFFDRLAELVSRA; from the coding sequence ATGGGAAGCCGGACGAAGGGCAGCACGATGACCGAGACCGCCGAGTACGAGATCACCCGGATCTTCGACGCCCCCCGCGAGCGGGTGTTCGCGGCGTGGACCGAACCGGAGCGCTTCGCCCGCTGGTTCGGGCCGCGCGAGCTGGCCGCCCCGGCGGACCGGATCGGCATGGACGTCCGGCCGGGCGGCGCCTGGGAGGTGACGTTCGTCGGCGAGGGCGGCTTCGAGGTGCCGCTCGGCGGGGTCTACCGTGAGGTGGCGGCGCCCGGCAGGCTCGTCTTCACCACGGGCGACCCCGACGACCCGGGTGACGGTCCGGCCTCCGTGGTGACCGTGTCGCTGGACGTGGACGGCGGCAGGACGCTGATGAGGTTCCACCAGTACGGCGTCAACACGCCCCAGGAGCACGCCGAGCAGGCGCAGGCGGGCTGGATCGAGTTCTTCGACCGGCTGGCCGAGCTGGTGTCACGGGCGTGA
- a CDS encoding TetR/AcrR family transcriptional regulator produces MKQPLGRPRDDRVDRAIATATRAVLAESGYAQLTVDAVAARAGVGKAAIYRRHTTKQQMIFAAVLHDLEIAPPPDSGSMRGDLTALLRDIAVNLTTPPAGVVPGLLADVHGDPALAATFVSTFVAAERGCVEEVLDRAVARGELPRRPDPAVVHALLLGPVFAWLFLLQEDPARLGTVTAALAEAAAAALSDVAPG; encoded by the coding sequence GTGAAACAGCCACTCGGACGCCCGCGCGACGACCGCGTGGACCGGGCCATCGCGACCGCGACCCGCGCGGTCCTCGCCGAGTCCGGCTACGCGCAGCTCACGGTGGACGCCGTGGCCGCACGGGCCGGCGTGGGCAAGGCCGCCATCTACCGGCGTCACACCACCAAGCAGCAGATGATCTTCGCGGCGGTGCTGCACGACCTGGAGATCGCGCCGCCTCCCGACTCCGGCTCCATGCGGGGCGACCTCACCGCGTTGCTGCGCGACATCGCCGTCAACCTCACGACACCACCCGCGGGCGTCGTCCCCGGCCTGCTGGCCGACGTCCACGGCGACCCCGCGCTGGCGGCCACGTTCGTGAGCACGTTCGTCGCCGCCGAAAGGGGCTGCGTCGAGGAGGTCCTCGACCGCGCCGTCGCCCGCGGCGAGCTGCCGCGCCGCCCCGATCCGGCCGTCGTCCACGCCCTGCTGCTCGGCCCGGTCTTCGCCTGGCTGTTCCTGCTCCAGGAAGACCCGGCCAGGCTCGGCACGGTGACCGCCGCCCTCGCCGAGGCGGCCGCCGCCGCCCTGAGCGACGTCGCCCCCGGCTAG